Proteins encoded in a region of the Zea mays cultivar B73 chromosome 2, Zm-B73-REFERENCE-NAM-5.0, whole genome shotgun sequence genome:
- the LOC100217124 gene encoding uncharacterized protein isoform X2 produces MNLAVPLCAARLEETPRRHHMAAAGDGGESHYREALREAFGDSSSSDSDTPAGVSPGAGRGHWRWEAVAGVRGLWLCAAFLSADEQARLLNAIQRGWFINADNQAMRFGDLPSWAVELSALIREAICVGDASAGLGAEATNEDEDACPLPSDLLWREPFFDQMIANRYRPGEGICAHVDLMRFDDGIAIVSLESACVMRFSRAEAASDTPKQGGSASESTAEVPVLLNPGSLALMSGDARYLWMHEINRKPGRQLWDGRELEQRRRTSVTLRKLLPYTD; encoded by the exons ATGAATCTTGCTGTACCGCTCTGTGCTGCGAGACTGGAAGAGACTCCACGGAGACACCACATGGCCGCCGCCGGCGACGGCGGTGAGTCCCACTACCGGGAGGCGCTCCGCGAGGCCTTCGGTGACTCGTCGAGCAGCGATTCCGACACACCCGCCGGTGTCAGCCCCGGAGCAGGCCGCGGGCACTGGAGGTGGGAGGCGGTGGCTGGGGTCAGGGGGCTGTGGCTCTGCGCCGCCTTCCTCTCCGCCGACGAGCAGGCGCGCCTCCTCAACGCCATCCAGCGAG GATGGTTTATTAATGCAGACAACCAA GCGATGAGATTCGGCGACCTCCCTTCGTGGGCAGTCGAACTTTCTGCACTTATCCGCGAAGCTATCTGCGTCGGCGACGCCAGTGCCGGTCTTGGTGCGGAGGCGACGAACGAGGACGAGGATGCGTGCCCTCTGCCATCAGACTTGTTGTGGCGGGAGCCATTTTTTGATCAGATGATCGCGAACAGATACAGACCAGGTGAG GGCATCTGTGCTCACGTCGATCTGATGCGCTTTGACGATGGGATCGCGATCGTCTCGCTCGAGTCAGCCTGTGTGATGCGCTTCAGTCGAGCAGAAGCAGCCTCTGACACCCCGAAGCAAGGGGGCAGTGCCAGTGAATCTACTGCAGAGGTCCCCGTTCTGCTGAACCCGGGCTCCCTTGCGCTCATGTCTGGCGATGCAAGGTATCTGTGGATGCATGAGATCAACCGGAAACCAGGCAGGCAGCTGTGGGATGGCAGggagctcgagcagcgcaggaggacCTCTGTTACGTTGAGAAAACTCCTGCCTTATACGGACTAG
- the LOC100217124 gene encoding uncharacterized protein isoform X1: MNLAVPLCAARLEETPRRHHMAAAGDGGESHYREALREAFGDSSSSDSDTPAGVSPGAGRGHWRWEAVAGVRGLWLCAAFLSADEQARLLNAIQREGWFINADNQAMRFGDLPSWAVELSALIREAICVGDASAGLGAEATNEDEDACPLPSDLLWREPFFDQMIANRYRPGEGICAHVDLMRFDDGIAIVSLESACVMRFSRAEAASDTPKQGGSASESTAEVPVLLNPGSLALMSGDARYLWMHEINRKPGRQLWDGRELEQRRRTSVTLRKLLPYTD; the protein is encoded by the exons ATGAATCTTGCTGTACCGCTCTGTGCTGCGAGACTGGAAGAGACTCCACGGAGACACCACATGGCCGCCGCCGGCGACGGCGGTGAGTCCCACTACCGGGAGGCGCTCCGCGAGGCCTTCGGTGACTCGTCGAGCAGCGATTCCGACACACCCGCCGGTGTCAGCCCCGGAGCAGGCCGCGGGCACTGGAGGTGGGAGGCGGTGGCTGGGGTCAGGGGGCTGTGGCTCTGCGCCGCCTTCCTCTCCGCCGACGAGCAGGCGCGCCTCCTCAACGCCATCCAGCGAG AAGGATGGTTTATTAATGCAGACAACCAA GCGATGAGATTCGGCGACCTCCCTTCGTGGGCAGTCGAACTTTCTGCACTTATCCGCGAAGCTATCTGCGTCGGCGACGCCAGTGCCGGTCTTGGTGCGGAGGCGACGAACGAGGACGAGGATGCGTGCCCTCTGCCATCAGACTTGTTGTGGCGGGAGCCATTTTTTGATCAGATGATCGCGAACAGATACAGACCAGGTGAG GGCATCTGTGCTCACGTCGATCTGATGCGCTTTGACGATGGGATCGCGATCGTCTCGCTCGAGTCAGCCTGTGTGATGCGCTTCAGTCGAGCAGAAGCAGCCTCTGACACCCCGAAGCAAGGGGGCAGTGCCAGTGAATCTACTGCAGAGGTCCCCGTTCTGCTGAACCCGGGCTCCCTTGCGCTCATGTCTGGCGATGCAAGGTATCTGTGGATGCATGAGATCAACCGGAAACCAGGCAGGCAGCTGTGGGATGGCAGggagctcgagcagcgcaggaggacCTCTGTTACGTTGAGAAAACTCCTGCCTTATACGGACTAG
- the LOC100217124 gene encoding uncharacterized protein isoform X4 — MNLAVPLCAARLEETPRRHHMAAAGDGGESHYREALREAFGDSSSSDSDTPAGVSPGAGRGHWRWEAVAGVRGLWLCAAFLSADEQARLLNAIQRGWFINADNQAMRFGDLPSWAVELSALIREAICVGDASAGLGAEATNEDEDACPLPSDLLWREPFFDQMIANRYRPGHLCSRRSDAL; from the exons ATGAATCTTGCTGTACCGCTCTGTGCTGCGAGACTGGAAGAGACTCCACGGAGACACCACATGGCCGCCGCCGGCGACGGCGGTGAGTCCCACTACCGGGAGGCGCTCCGCGAGGCCTTCGGTGACTCGTCGAGCAGCGATTCCGACACACCCGCCGGTGTCAGCCCCGGAGCAGGCCGCGGGCACTGGAGGTGGGAGGCGGTGGCTGGGGTCAGGGGGCTGTGGCTCTGCGCCGCCTTCCTCTCCGCCGACGAGCAGGCGCGCCTCCTCAACGCCATCCAGCGAG GATGGTTTATTAATGCAGACAACCAA GCGATGAGATTCGGCGACCTCCCTTCGTGGGCAGTCGAACTTTCTGCACTTATCCGCGAAGCTATCTGCGTCGGCGACGCCAGTGCCGGTCTTGGTGCGGAGGCGACGAACGAGGACGAGGATGCGTGCCCTCTGCCATCAGACTTGTTGTGGCGGGAGCCATTTTTTGATCAGATGATCGCGAACAGATACAGACCAG GGCATCTGTGCTCACGTCGATCTGATGCGCTTTGA
- the LOC100217124 gene encoding uncharacterized protein isoform X3, producing the protein MRFGDLPSWAVELSALIREAICVGDASAGLGAEATNEDEDACPLPSDLLWREPFFDQMIANRYRPGEGICAHVDLMRFDDGIAIVSLESACVMRFSRAEAASDTPKQGGSASESTAEVPVLLNPGSLALMSGDARYLWMHEINRKPGRQLWDGRELEQRRRTSVTLRKLLPYTD; encoded by the exons ATGAGATTCGGCGACCTCCCTTCGTGGGCAGTCGAACTTTCTGCACTTATCCGCGAAGCTATCTGCGTCGGCGACGCCAGTGCCGGTCTTGGTGCGGAGGCGACGAACGAGGACGAGGATGCGTGCCCTCTGCCATCAGACTTGTTGTGGCGGGAGCCATTTTTTGATCAGATGATCGCGAACAGATACAGACCAGGTGAG GGCATCTGTGCTCACGTCGATCTGATGCGCTTTGACGATGGGATCGCGATCGTCTCGCTCGAGTCAGCCTGTGTGATGCGCTTCAGTCGAGCAGAAGCAGCCTCTGACACCCCGAAGCAAGGGGGCAGTGCCAGTGAATCTACTGCAGAGGTCCCCGTTCTGCTGAACCCGGGCTCCCTTGCGCTCATGTCTGGCGATGCAAGGTATCTGTGGATGCATGAGATCAACCGGAAACCAGGCAGGCAGCTGTGGGATGGCAGggagctcgagcagcgcaggaggacCTCTGTTACGTTGAGAAAACTCCTGCCTTATACGGACTAG
- the LOC100217124 gene encoding uncharacterized protein LOC100217124, with translation MNLAVPLCAARLEETPRRHHMAAAGDGGESHYREALREAFGDSSSSDSDTPAGVSPGAGRGHWRWEAVAGVRGLWLCAAFLSADEQARLLNAIQREGWFINADNQAMRFGDLPSWAVELSALIREAICVGDASAGLGAEATNEDEDACPLPSDLLWREPFFDQMIANRYRPGHLCSRRSDAL, from the exons ATGAATCTTGCTGTACCGCTCTGTGCTGCGAGACTGGAAGAGACTCCACGGAGACACCACATGGCCGCCGCCGGCGACGGCGGTGAGTCCCACTACCGGGAGGCGCTCCGCGAGGCCTTCGGTGACTCGTCGAGCAGCGATTCCGACACACCCGCCGGTGTCAGCCCCGGAGCAGGCCGCGGGCACTGGAGGTGGGAGGCGGTGGCTGGGGTCAGGGGGCTGTGGCTCTGCGCCGCCTTCCTCTCCGCCGACGAGCAGGCGCGCCTCCTCAACGCCATCCAGCGAG AAGGATGGTTTATTAATGCAGACAACCAA GCGATGAGATTCGGCGACCTCCCTTCGTGGGCAGTCGAACTTTCTGCACTTATCCGCGAAGCTATCTGCGTCGGCGACGCCAGTGCCGGTCTTGGTGCGGAGGCGACGAACGAGGACGAGGATGCGTGCCCTCTGCCATCAGACTTGTTGTGGCGGGAGCCATTTTTTGATCAGATGATCGCGAACAGATACAGACCAG GGCATCTGTGCTCACGTCGATCTGATGCGCTTTGA